The following proteins are encoded in a genomic region of Rissa tridactyla isolate bRisTri1 chromosome 5, bRisTri1.patW.cur.20221130, whole genome shotgun sequence:
- the PGRMC2 gene encoding membrane-associated progesterone receptor component 2, translated as MADDGDGRLRTEGSSGGGRGGGGAEEPPVGGGMLLIAGLLALGLLAAYRLYLRWGTRSGPGGAARQSQAAALPRMKRRDFSLEQLREFDGTRNPRILLAVNGKVFDVTKGSKFYGPEGPYGIFAGRDASRGLATFCLDKDALRDEYDDLSDLNAVQMESVREWEMQFKEKYDYVGRLLKPGEEPSEYTDEEDTKDHTKQE; from the exons ATGGCGGACGATGGGGACGGGAGGCTGAGGACTGAggggagcagcggcggcgggcgagggggCGGGGGCGCGGAGGAGCCGCCGGTGGGCGGCGGGATGCTGCTGATCGCGGGGCTGCTGGCGCTGGGGCTGCTGGCGGCCTACCGGCTGTACCTGCGCTGGGGGACGCGGAGCGGGCCGGGGGGCGCGGCCCGGCAGAGCCAGGCCGCCGCTCTGCCGCGGATGAAGCGGCGGGATTTCTCCCTGGAGCAGCTGCGCGAGTTCGACGGGACCCGCAACCCGCGCATCCTCCTGGCTGTCAACGGCAAAGTCTTCGACGTGACCAAAGGCAGCAAGTTCTATGGGCCCG agggTCCATATGGAATATTTGCTGGCAGAGATGCCTCCAGGGGACTAGCAACTTTCTGTCTAGATAAAGATGCACTCAGAGATGAATATGATGACCTATCGGACTTAAATGCTGTACAGATGGAAAGTGTAAGAGAGTGGGAAATGCAATTTAAAG aaaaatacgACTACGTAGGTAGACTCCTAAAACCAGGGGAAGAAccttcagaatacacagatgaggAAGATACCAAGGATCACACTAAACAGGAATGA